From the genome of Bacteroidales bacterium:
GGAGGCGCTGATGGTTCCGGCTATTTCCATTCTGAAACAGGAAGGTACCAACAACCGCTTTATTTTTCTGGCCGAAAACGGAACTGCCCGGCAGATAAGAGTAGAAATCGGAAAACGTATCGACGACATGATCGAACTCCAGGCCAACGGTGTGCAGCCAGGTGCGCAGCTCATCGTACAAGGACAAGCCAACCTGTTGAACGGATCGAAAATCAAAGTAGTAAACAAATAAATCCGTTTTTCCATCAATACAACAAAAGCATTTATTTTTTAAAATTTAAGGAGTTCCTATGAGTATTTACGGGAGTGCGGTTAAAAAACCGATAACCACCATCATGGTCTTTCTGGCTCTGATAATCTTTGGAGTGTATTCGCTGACAAAACTGCCAGTCGATATGTATCCGGAGATCGACTTTCCGGCCATCACGGTATTTACTACCTACGTCGGCGCCAGTGCCACTGACATTGAGACCAATATTTCGCGTCCTATTGAAGATGCGCTCAACAGTATCGACAATCTTAAAGAAATCACTTCGGTCTCGCGCGACAACATATCCGTTGTGTCGGTGGAGTTTGAGTATGAGACCGACCTGAACGAAGCCGCCAACGACATTCGCGACGCCCTCGACCTGGTGGAAAAATTTATGCCGGATGCTGCTGACAAGCCCACAGTTTTTAAGTTCAGCTCCAGCATGTTTCCCATCCTGATGTATGCCATCACCGCAGACGAAAGTTACGAAGGGCTGGAAAAGCTGCTCGATGATAAAGTAATCAACCCGCTCAACCGTGTGGAAGGTATCGGTTCGGTAGAACTTGTGGGTAAGCCCATCAGGGAAATTACCATCGAGGTTAATCCCCGCAAGCTCGAAGCCTACAACATTACGGCTGAGCAGATCGGCGATGTGCTGCGCGCAGAAAATATGAATATGCCCGCAGGTAGTATCAAAATGGGAAAGATGGATTACGCGTTGCGCGTGGAAGGAGAGTTTAAGCAAAGCGATAACATCAAAGATATCGTGCTGGGAAATTATAACGGCCAAAGCATTTATCTGAAAGATGTGGCTGTGGTTCGCGACTCGATAAAAGAAATGACCGTCGACGAAAAGATCAATGGCAAACAAGGCGTGCGCCTGATGGTGATGAAACAGTCGGGTGCAAACACAGTAAAAATTGCCACCAATGTGCACAAGCGACTTCAGGAACTGAGCAAGGCGTTGCCCGGTGATATTGTGATAGAAAAGGTGTTCGACTCCAGCGAGTTTATTTCCGGTTCTATCAATAACCTGACAAAGACGCTGATGTATGCCCTGGGATTTGTAGCGCTGGTAGTATTTCTCTTTTTAGGACGCTGGCGTGCCACCTTTATTATTGTGCTCACCATTCCTATTTCGCTGGTAGTCTCGTTTATTTACCTGCAGCTCACCGGCAGCTCCATCAATATTATCTCGCTCTCGGCCTTGTCGATTGCCATCGGAATGGTGGTGGACGATGCCATTGTGGTACTTGAAAACATTACCCAGCACATCGAACGGGGGGCCAGTCCGCGCGAAGCGGCCATTTATGCCACCAATGAAGTGTGGCTTGCTGTTATCGTCACCACATTGACCATTCTTGCTGTATTCCTTCCGATGACCATGCTGAGTGGTATTACAGGAGTATTGTTTCGTGAGCTTGGCTGGATCGTGAGTATCACTGTAGTTACTTCCACCATTGCCGCCATTTCGCTTACGCCAATGCTTAGTGCAATGATGCTGCGGATTCGCCCGAAAAATGTGAAGCCGCGCAAATGGAGTTACGAAAACCTGGTTCTGCCGGTTTTTGATAAGATAGATGCCTGGTACGGACGTGTCTTGCGCTGGAGCATCTGCCACAAAACGTTAATTGCCACCATTACAATTGGTATATTCGTTGGATCAGGATTTCTGGCCACAAGGCTGGGAACGGAGTTTATGCCACAAAGTGACGAGGGCCGGCTTTCTATGCTGGTAGAACTGCAGTCGGGTACACGTGTGGAAACATCGATAGATGTAGCACGGCGTATCGACAAAATTATCAGCGAATATCCTGAAGTAGAGCTGATTTCGACTTCGGCAGGCAGCGATTCCGAGAGCGGTTTCGCGGCTGTCTTCCAGTCGACAGGCAGCAACATCATCAACTACACCATCCGTCTGGCCGATCTCAAAGACCGGGACCGTTCGGTATGGGAAATTGCCGAACAGCTACGTACCCAGCTTGATGATTTTCCGGAGATCACACACTATAAGGTGAGTACTGGCGGCGGCGGAATGGCCACTAGCAACATAGATGTGGAAATATATGGCTACGACATCGATCAAACAACTTTGCTGGCCAATGATCTGGCAGACAAATTTGAAACCATTCCCGGTGCACGCGACATTACCATCAGCCGCGAAAAAGCCCGACCCGAGCTTCGGGTAGAACTCGACAGAGAAAAAATGGCGGCAGTAGGCCTTAATACAGCCATGGTG
Proteins encoded in this window:
- a CDS encoding efflux RND transporter permease subunit, whose translation is MSIYGSAVKKPITTIMVFLALIIFGVYSLTKLPVDMYPEIDFPAITVFTTYVGASATDIETNISRPIEDALNSIDNLKEITSVSRDNISVVSVEFEYETDLNEAANDIRDALDLVEKFMPDAADKPTVFKFSSSMFPILMYAITADESYEGLEKLLDDKVINPLNRVEGIGSVELVGKPIREITIEVNPRKLEAYNITAEQIGDVLRAENMNMPAGSIKMGKMDYALRVEGEFKQSDNIKDIVLGNYNGQSIYLKDVAVVRDSIKEMTVDEKINGKQGVRLMVMKQSGANTVKIATNVHKRLQELSKALPGDIVIEKVFDSSEFISGSINNLTKTLMYALGFVALVVFLFLGRWRATFIIVLTIPISLVVSFIYLQLTGSSINIISLSALSIAIGMVVDDAIVVLENITQHIERGASPREAAIYATNEVWLAVIVTTLTILAVFLPMTMLSGITGVLFRELGWIVSITVVTSTIAAISLTPMLSAMMLRIRPKNVKPRKWSYENLVLPVFDKIDAWYGRVLRWSICHKTLIATITIGIFVGSGFLATRLGTEFMPQSDEGRLSMLVELQSGTRVETSIDVARRIDKIISEYPEVELISTSAGSDSESGFAAVFQSTGSNIINYTIRLADLKDRDRSVWEIAEQLRTQLDDFPEITHYKVSTGGGGMATSNIDVEIYGYDIDQTTLLANDLADKFETIPGARDITISREKARPELRVELDREKMAAVGLNTAMVSVALFNRVAGLIPTKFREDGDEYDIRVRFKEDYRSSISDIQNITLKTFTGEMVKLGEVGKVVEYWSPPNIERKRRERMVKVTVSPYNTSLGELAKEIQNEINNHEIPREVLIELGGAYKDQQEGFVDIFTLLILSLVLVYIVMASQFESLKMPLIIMFSIPFAFTGVILALYITNTTVSVIAALGAVMLVGIVVKNAIVLVDYINLMRDRGYELDQAIILSGQNRLRPVLMTALTTILGMLPLALSTGEGAEIWSPMGISVIGGLIFSTIITMIIVPVVYRVFASRGERNKKNTVNKQFAFLD